A stretch of Gossypium hirsutum isolate 1008001.06 chromosome A06, Gossypium_hirsutum_v2.1, whole genome shotgun sequence DNA encodes these proteins:
- the LOC107949281 gene encoding putative laccase-9 gives MGLCKLGCVPWLLGILFLSSLELLCMADVHYYDLIVRESNFTRLCTTKSMLVVNDSYPGPEIRVHRGDTVFVNVHNHGSYGFTIHWHGVKQPRNPWFDGPEFVTQCPIQPGTNFTYQVILSDEIGTLWWHAHSDWTRGSVHGAFVILPAPHESYPFHPPDADQTIILESWYNDDYLELIRNSTLNGQAVGIPNAYAINGHLGDTYECNDTIFRMEVNYQDTYLLRIINAAMNEEKFFSIANHTLIVVAQDASYVTRFATDYIMISPGQTMDVLVQANQNIGQYYMVMRNFHDSAASSNNNLTTAIFQYKNSVGGPMNNASLVSLPEPDDSKATSSFLSRIRNLRVRQNPPLRVPRAIHRRVYIAISTNSIPCTNDSVCITENRFVAALNNVSFVSPVIDILQAYYKRSINGVFTKDFPLEPPEYYNFTGDLTALNRNVTMGTKIVMLNYGEAVEIVFQATQFGAGGSHPFHLHGFSFYRVGSGSGNFNNVTDPKSYNLVDPPLINTVHVPASGWVALRFFANNPGVWFSHCHFERHSSWGMDTVFIVKNGGTKATSIRPPPASGMPVCSGT, from the exons ATGGGTTTATGCAAGCTAGGTTGTGTGCCATGGTTGCTAGGGATTTTGTTCCTTAGTAGCCTTGAGCTGCTATGCATGGCAGATGTCCATTACTATGACTTAATT GTCCGAGAGTCCAACTTTACAAGGCTGTGCACCACAAAGTCGATGTTGGTGGTGAATGACAGTTATCCAGGCCCAGAAATTCGGGTTCATAGGGGAGACACCGTGTTTGTTAATGTCCACAATCATGGATCTTATGGCTTTACCATTCACTG GCACGGTGTGAAACAACCAAGAAATCCATGGTTCGATGGCCCTGAGTTCGTAACGCAGTGCCCGATTCAGCCAGGAACAAACTTCACTTACCAAGTGATATTGTCGGATGAAATAGGTACACTATGGTGGCATGCCCACAGTGACTGGACTCGTGGCTCCGTCCATGGCGCCTTTGTTATTCTACCTGCTCCGCACGAAAGTTACCCATTCCACCCGCCTGATGCTGATCAAACTATCATACTCG AATCATGGTACAATGACGATTATTTGGAACTTATCCGGAATTCAACTTTAAACGGCCAGGCTGTAGGAATACCAAACGCTTACGCTATTAATGGGCATTTAGGAGACACATATGAATGCAATG ATACAATATTCCGGATGGAAGTTAATTACCAGGACACGTACCTTCTCCGCATAATCAATGCTGCAATGAATGAAGAGAAGTTCTTCTCCATTGCAAACCACACCCTCATAGTGGTTGCACAAGATGCTTCCTACGTCACAAGGTTTGCAACCGACTACATCATGATAAGTCCTGGACAAACCATGGATGTTTTGGTACAAGCTAACCAAAACATTGGCCAGTATTACATGGTCATGAGGAATTTCCACGACAGCGCTGCTTCATCTAACAATAATCTCACCACCGCTATTTTCCAGTATAAAAACAGCGTTGGTGGGCCCATGAACAATGCTTCCTTAGTATCATTGCCGGAACCGGACGATTCAAAAGCTACAAGTAGCTTTCTCAGCCGAATTAGGAACTTAAGAGTGAGACAGAACCCACCATTGAGAGTGCCGAGAGCTATCCATAGACGAGTTTACATCGCAATCTCTACAAACTCCATTCCTTGCACCAACGACTCAGTATGTATTACTGAAAATAGATTTGTTGCAGCTTTGAACAATGTCAGCTTTGTGTCCCCAGTTATCGACATTCTCCAAGCATACTACAAAAGGAGCATCAATGGTGTTTTCACCAAAGATTTCCCCCTTGAACCACCTGAATATTATAACTTCACTGGAGACTTGACTGCTCTAAATCGCAATGTTACTATGGGGACAAAGATTGTTATGCTGAACTATGGCGAAGCAGTTGAGATCGTTTTCCAAGCAACTCAGTTTGGTGCTGGTGGAAGTCATCCATTTCATTTGCACGGTTTCAGTTTCTACCGGGTGGGGAGTGGTTCAGGAAATTTCAATAACGTGACTGACCCTAAGTCTTACAACCTGGTTGATCCACCCCTCATTAACACCGTGCATGTTCCTGCTAGCGGATGGGTCGCCCTTAGGTTTTTTGCAAACAATCCTG GGGTTTGGTTTTCACACTGCCACTTCGAAAGGCATAGTAGCTGGGGTATGGACACGGTGTTCATAGTGAAGAATGGAGGCACCAAAGCCACAAGCATCCGTCCGCCGCCAGCATCCGGCATGCCTGTCTGTTCTGGAACCTAG